GGCTTTTTTGTTTTGCCCAAGCACAAAAATGCCTTGCCCACAATATCAGTACACTGATAAAGTGTCAGCACACTGACATAATGAAAGCCATACCCCATGCCGCATCAGATCGTAGAGATTCTGACCGAGTCCGACGCCGCCGCCTGCTTCCCGCTCATGCGCCAACTCCGCCCGCACCTGGACAGCGCGCAGGCATTCGCTAGCCGCTGGCGGCGCCAGTCAGACACCGCGGGATATCAATTGCTGGCGCTGAAACATGAAGGCGAAATTCTCGCCCTGGCAGGCTATCGCTTTCAAGAGAATCTGATCCACGGCCTGCACATGTATGTGGACGACCTGGTGACCGACGAAAGCCGCCGCAGCCAAGGCTTGGGCGAAGCCTTGCTGGCCCACCTGCGCCGCGAGGCCGAACGCCAGGGCTGCGTCAAACTATTGCTGGATACGCCGCTGGCCAATATCGACGGCCATCGTTTTTACTATCGCCAGGGACTGGCCGCGACCGCCCTGCGTTTTCTGCAGATATTGCCGGGAGCGAAAAAATGAAAACCATCCTGCACCTCAGCGCCAGCCCAAAACTGGACGACTCCCGCAGCCGCGCCGCCGGCGAACGGCTATGCGCCGCGCTGGCTGAAGGCCGAGCCAGCCGCATTGTCGCGCGCGATGCCGCCCGACTTCCCTGCGACGCCGTCAACTCGTCCTTTATCTCAGCCAGCCTGACGCCAGCCGAGCAGCGCGTCGATTCTCAGCTTCAGGCGCTGACGCTATCGGAACAATTGATTGCCGAATTGGAAGCCGCGAACGCCTTGGTGATTTCCACGCCTTTGCACAACTTCGCCTTGCCCGCTGCGCTGAAACTCTGGCTGGACCTGGTCATCCGCCCCAACCGGACCTTCCGCGGCGGCCCGGCCGGAAAAGTCGGCCTATTGCAGAACAAGCCCTGCTTCGTCATCGTCGCCAGCGGCGGCCCCTTGGCATCCGATCCCGGCTGGCAGGAAGACTTTCTCTCCCCCTATTTGCGCTACGCGCTGGCCTGCATGGGATTGGAGGAGGTGTCCTTCCTGCAGCTGGACAATCAAAGCCGTGGAGAGCCCGCTCGACAAACCAGCGCTCAGCGCGCGGAACAATGGATCAAGCAGCAAGTGGATCGATTCGCGCTGCCGGCCTGAATGCTTTCAAGCGCCGCCCGGCTGCCCGGTGGCAGCCAGCTGCGCCAGCCAGCGGCGGATGGCCGACTCGTCGTCCGCCGGCACATGCGCCAGCATCGCGCGCTCCAGCGCCTCTACCCGCTCGCGGCATTGCGCCAGCAAGCTCCCTCCGTCCTCCGTCAGCTCCAACTGGAGGATGCGCCCATGGCTGGCATGCGGGCGGCTCTCCACCCGCCCCGCCCGCTTCAGATTGGCCACAATGGCGTTCACCGTCTGCGGCGTCAGCAGCGCCAGCCTGGCGAGATCGGCATTGGACAAACCCGGATACGCCGCCAGCATGGTCATGACCACGAATTGCGGCGGCGTGACGGCCAGATCCGCCAACGCGCGCTCCATCCGCAGATGATGCGCGCCTGCGGCCTGCCGCAGCAGATAACCGATATGCCCATCCACGCCGCGTTTGCCTTCTCCGGCAGCGGGCAGCGATGGAGTTGTTGAATGGAAATCCACGGAATGGCGCTCTGATTCAATTGAGCCGCCCATGATAAAGCCCCATCAGCCGGCAGGCCACCCCTCGCAAGCCGCCGCGCCAGGCGCTCATTCCTTGATCTAAAAGTCTGGGCTAAGTATTTCCCCTGCAAGCCCGGCATGTTCTGTCCGCTATACCACCTATATGGCAGGCCGGGCCGAGGGGAAGACGATGCGGGACAGCCAGACGCGAGAAGAAGCCTCTATCCTGATCGTCGACGATCAATCCAGCAATGTGATCATCTTGTCTGAAGCCGTGAAAGGGCTGGGACGGCTGCGCTTCGCCACCAGCGGCCACATGGCGCTGGACATGATGATGCGCGACGCGCCCGATCTAGTTTTGTTGGATATCGAAATGCCCGGCATGGACGGCTATGAAGTCAGCCGCCAGATGGGGGCGGACCCCAAGCTCAAGGATGTGCCTATCATTTTCGTGACCTCGCACGATCCGGACGTCCACGAGCAGCTGGCGCTGGACCGCGGCGGCGTGGATTTTCTGCACAAGCCGCTGAACCTGCCCATCGCCCGTGCCCGCGTCCGCACCCAGCTCTCGCTCAAGCGCAAAAGCAAGCAATTGGCCACCGCCAAGCGCAACCTGGAAGCCGTCATGGGCAACCTGCCCGCCTTCATCGCCCAGTGGAGCCGGGATCAGCACAATGTATTCTGCAACGACGCCGCCGGCAGCTGGTTCGGCCTGCCGGCGGAGCAAATGCGCGGCATGATGCTGTCCGACGTGCTGCAGGAAGGCAATTACCTAGCGATGGAGCCCCTGATCCACGCGGCCCTGCATGGCAGTCCGCAATCGTTCGACCTGACCTTCATCCGAGCCGGCCATCCGCCGCTGTATGGGCAAGTCTCGCTGGTGGACTACGACCAGCCGGAGCCGGATGCGGGCTTTCTGATGCTGATCACCGACATCACCGCCCGCAAAGAAGCCGAGATGGCGCTGCATGACGAGAAGGAGCGCATCCGGGTCATGCTGAACGCCATCGGCGACGCGGTGATCGCCACCGATGCGAACGGCCGCGTCACCTTCATCAACCCCATAGCTGAAACCATGACCGGCTGGCAAATGGATGAGGCGGCGGGACAGCCGGTGGAGCAGGTCATGCCGCTCCAGCTGGGCGATGGCGGGCAGAGCATG
The Chromobacterium sp. IIBBL 290-4 DNA segment above includes these coding regions:
- a CDS encoding GNAT family N-acetyltransferase encodes the protein MPHQIVEILTESDAAACFPLMRQLRPHLDSAQAFASRWRRQSDTAGYQLLALKHEGEILALAGYRFQENLIHGLHMYVDDLVTDESRRSQGLGEALLAHLRREAERQGCVKLLLDTPLANIDGHRFYYRQGLAATALRFLQILPGAKK
- a CDS encoding FMN-dependent NADH-azoreductase, which encodes MKTILHLSASPKLDDSRSRAAGERLCAALAEGRASRIVARDAARLPCDAVNSSFISASLTPAEQRVDSQLQALTLSEQLIAELEAANALVISTPLHNFALPAALKLWLDLVIRPNRTFRGGPAGKVGLLQNKPCFVIVASGGPLASDPGWQEDFLSPYLRYALACMGLEEVSFLQLDNQSRGEPARQTSAQRAEQWIKQQVDRFALPA
- a CDS encoding MarR family winged helix-turn-helix transcriptional regulator, giving the protein MGGSIESERHSVDFHSTTPSLPAAGEGKRGVDGHIGYLLRQAAGAHHLRMERALADLAVTPPQFVVMTMLAAYPGLSNADLARLALLTPQTVNAIVANLKRAGRVESRPHASHGRILQLELTEDGGSLLAQCRERVEALERAMLAHVPADDESAIRRWLAQLAATGQPGGA